In Labrys monachus, the genomic stretch CTGGCGATCCACCTTCTCGGTCGCGGCTATGCCAGGGCGCTGCGCGTGCGGGAGCCCGTCGCATGAGCGTGCCGCTGTTCTCGCTGCGCGCCTTCGACGTCGTCTATCGCGACGGCGCAGGCGAGCATCCGGCGCTGCTTTCGCTCGACCTCGATATCGCGGCCGGCCGGCACCTCGCCATTCTCGGCGAAAGCGGATCGGGCAAGTCGACGCTGGCCATGGCCCTGGCCGGATTGCTGCCGCCCGGTGCCGAGAGGAGAGGCGCGCTGGCGGCGCCCGGCTTCGCCGCGCCGCCCCGGCTCGGCCGCGACATCGGCCTCGTCTTCCAGGATCCAAGCGGCAGCCTCGATCCCCTCATGCGGGTGGGCGACCAGATCGCCGAGGCGCGCAGGGTCAATCGGGGCGGAAGCCGGGGTGAGGCGCGGGCGGCGGCCGAGGCCTGGCTCGGCAGGGTGGCGATCCCCGAGCCGGGCCTCGCGGCCCGCCGCTATCCGCATCAATTCTCCGGCGGGCAGAAGCAGCGCATCGCTCTGGCCGCCGCGCTCGCCGGCGACCCCTCCGTGCTGATCGCGGACGAGCCGACCAGCGCGCTCGACACCGTTACCCAGCACGGCATCGTGGCCTTGCTGCGGGACGTGGCCGAAGCCGGAGGTCTGACGCTGATCTTCGTCACCCACGACATCGCTCTCGCGTCCGGGATCGCCGACGACATCGCCATCCTCCATCGCGGCCGGCTCGTCGAATCGGGGCCGGCGTCGGAGGTCTTCGAGGCGCCGTTCCACCCCTATACCCGCGCGCTGCTGGCGACACGGCTGACATTGGGCATGCGCAGGCGGCGGCGCTTCGCCGAGATCGATCCGAGGGATTTCTCCGTGCGTGTGCCAGGAGAAGCGGCGAATGGCTGACGGGCCGCTCCTCGCCATCCGCGACCTGCGCTGCAGCTTCCGCCAAAGCGGGCGTCGCTTCGAGGCGCTGGCCGGTGTCGACCTCGCGATCGGGCGAGGCGAGATCCTCGGCCTCGCGGGCGGGTCGGGAGCAGGCAAGACGACATTGGCGCGCGCGATCCTGCGCCTGATCGAGCCCGATTCCGGATCGATCGCCTTCGACGGCGTGGACCTGACGGCATTGGCGGGTGCGGCGCTGCGCCGGATGCGCCCGCGCCTGCAGCTGGTCTTTCAGGACCCGATGGCCGCCTTCAATCCGCGCGCCCGGGTGGAACAGGTGGTCGGCGATCCCCTGCGCGTCCAGGGAAGCGAAGCGCCCAAAGCACGGCGGCGGCGCATCGAGGCGCTGCTCGACAGCGTCGGCCTTCCCGCCGGGCTGATGCAGCGATTTCCGCATGAATTGTCGGGCGGCCAGCGCCAGCGCGTGGCGATCGCCCGCGCCTTGGCGACCGATCCGGCCCTGGTCGTGCTGGACGAGCCGGTGTCGGCGCTCGACGTCTCGGTGCGCGCGCAGATCCTCAACCTCCTGCTCGACATCCGTGACAGGACGGGCGTCGCCTATCTCTTCATCGCCCACGACCTCGCCGTGATGGCGGCCTT encodes the following:
- a CDS encoding ABC transporter ATP-binding protein, encoding MSVPLFSLRAFDVVYRDGAGEHPALLSLDLDIAAGRHLAILGESGSGKSTLAMALAGLLPPGAERRGALAAPGFAAPPRLGRDIGLVFQDPSGSLDPLMRVGDQIAEARRVNRGGSRGEARAAAEAWLGRVAIPEPGLAARRYPHQFSGGQKQRIALAAALAGDPSVLIADEPTSALDTVTQHGIVALLRDVAEAGGLTLIFVTHDIALASGIADDIAILHRGRLVESGPASEVFEAPFHPYTRALLATRLTLGMRRRRRFAEIDPRDFSVRVPGEAANG
- a CDS encoding ABC transporter ATP-binding protein, translated to MADGPLLAIRDLRCSFRQSGRRFEALAGVDLAIGRGEILGLAGGSGAGKTTLARAILRLIEPDSGSIAFDGVDLTALAGAALRRMRPRLQLVFQDPMAAFNPRARVEQVVGDPLRVQGSEAPKARRRRIEALLDSVGLPAGLMQRFPHELSGGQRQRVAIARALATDPALVVLDEPVSALDVSVRAQILNLLLDIRDRTGVAYLFIAHDLAVMAAFCDRLAVMEGGRIVEAGTPETLIALPQTATTRNLIAAVAPFRPSDRLHE